CGCCCGCCTTGGCCTGACGCCGGGCCTGACCCTGACCGATGCCCGCGCCCGCGTGCCCGCCCTGGTCACCGCTCCGGCCGATGACCGGGGGGACATCCGGGCACTCACCGCGCTGGCCCGGTGGTCGGGCCGTTGGTCACCGGTCGTTGCACCTGATCCGGCAGGGCCGGGCCTGGACGGCCTCATCCTCGACATCACCGGCTGCACCCGCCTGTTCGGCGGCGAGACGGCCCTGCTGGATGCCATGATGGAGGGGTTTGCCGAGCTGGGGTTCAGCGTGCGGCTCGCCGCAGCACCGACAATCGGTCTGGCCTGGGGAGCGGCCCGTTTCGACCCGGACAGCCGCAACCGGCCGCTGTGTATCGATCCCGATACGGCCGCCGATCGCCTGGCCGCCCTGCCGGTGGAAGCCTTGCGTCTGGCCGAAGGGGTCAGTTCGCGCCTGCGGGCGCTGGGTCTCACCCGTGCCGGCCTGCTCCTGCAACAGCCACGCGCGGCCCTGGCTCGCCGTTTCGGCCTCGACCTGCCGCGTCGGCTCGACCAGGCACGCGGGCAGGAAAGCGAACCGCTCGACCCCATTCGACCGGCCCGCGCCTTTCGCTCCAGCCTGCGCTTCGCCGAGCCAGTCCCGGGTCTTGATCCCATAAAAACCGCCCTGCCCCATCTTGTCGGCCCTGTCTGCGACCAGCTTACCAACGCCGGGCGGGGGGCAAGGCGCCTGGTCCTGAGCCTCGTCGGCAGCAACGGGCGAGCCGTCCGGGTGGCCATCGGTACGGCTGCGGCGGAACGGGACAGCGGCCACATCATCCGCCTGCTCGGTGAAAGCCTCGACCGGCTGGAAGCCGATTTCGGCCTCGGTGTCGAAGCCTTGCACCTTACCGCTCCCTCCACCGCCGCGTTCACGGCCCGTCAGGCCCGCCTCGACGGCACGCCGGGTGAGGAAGCAACCAGTCACCTTGTCGACCGGCTGCGCTTGCGACTGGGCGAAACCGGTGTGCGCCGAGCGGCCAGCCGGGAAAGCTGGTCCCCCGAACGGGCCAGCGGCTGGCGCACGGCCGATCATGCACAGGACATATATGTGACAACCAGCCCGGGCCTGCCCCTCAAACGCCCCCTCCTCCTGCTCGACCGGCCCGAACCGGTCGAAGCGTTGGCGGAAGTGCCGGACGGACCACCGCGGGTCTTCGTCTGGCGCCGGGTCCGGCATCGCATCGCCCACGCGGAAGGCCCCGAACGCATCGCACCGGAATGGTGGCGCCCCGCCCGGTCGGGTCAGCCATTGCTGAGCCGCGACTATTTCCATGTCGAGACAGCCGAAGGCCACCGCTTCTGGCTCTATCGCGCCGGACTGTACGGGCGGGAGACGGACGTTCCCTGCTGGTTCGTCCACGGCGTGTCATGAGGAGGGCAAGATGAGCGAAACCTATGCCGAGCTTGTCGCCGCCAGCAATTTTTCCTTCCTGCGCGGCGCATCCCATCCCGATGAAATGGTGCTGGCTGCCAAGGCGCTGGGTCTTGCAGCCATCGGTCTTTGCGACCGCAACTCCCTTGCCGGCGTGGTCCGGGCGCACAAGGCAGCAAAGAAAGCCGGCATGACGCTGTGCATCGGCACACGCCTGGTCACACGCTGCGGGTTCGAACTCGCGACCTATCCCCGCGACCGGGCCGCCTATGCACGCCTGTCCCGCCTGCTGACCCTGGGCAAGCGCCGGACCGTGAAAGGCAAGTGCGATCTGGGCCTCGAGGATGTTCTTGACCATGCCGAAGGCCAGGTCTTCATTCTCCTGCCCCCGGCCGATCCGGGTCCGGACTGGCAGGACACGGCCCGCCATTTCTGCGCCGCGGCCCCGGACGGGGCCTGCCATCTGGCCCTGGCACAACGGTTCGACGGGCAGGACGGGGCGCGTGTCTTCCGGCTGACCGGGTTTGCCGGACAGACCGGCCTGCCGCTCATCGCCACAACGGACGCGCTCTACCACACGCCGGAGAGACGGGCCCTGCAGGATGCCCTGACCTGCATTCGCGAAAAAACCACGATCGACACCGCCGGTTTCAGGCTGGAGGCCCATGCCGAACGCCATCTCAAACCGCCGGCCGAAATGGCGCGGCTGTTTGCCGCCCATCCCGAAGCCGTGGCCAATACAATGCATCTGGCCCGACGCCTGCGCTTTTCCCTCGACGAGATCGCCTACCAATATCCCGACGAAATCATGGAGCCCGGCGAGACAGCCATGCAGACCCTGACCCGGCTGAGCCGGGAAAAGGCGGTCTGGCGCTATCCCGACGGCATTCCCGACAAGGTCGCCGCGGCGATCGAGTATGAACTCACCCTGATCAGGCAACTCGACTACGCGCCCTATTTTCTCACCGTCTACGACATCGTCCGCCATGCCCGCAGCCGCGGCATTCTCTGTCAGGGACGCGGGTCGGCGGCCAATTCCACCATCTGCTACTGCCTCGGCATCACCTCGGTGGATCCAGCCCGGATCGACCTTCTGTTCGAGCGCTTTGTCTCGGCCGAACGCAATGAACCGCCTGATATCGACGTTGATTTCGAGCATGAACGTCGCGAGGAGGTGATCCAGTACATTTACGGCAAATACGGTCGCCACCGAGCCGGCATGACGGCCACCGTGACCACCTATCGCAGCAAGGGGGCAATCCGCGACATCGGCAAGGCAATGGGGCTATCGCCGGACCTGATCGATGCGCTGGCGCGTGCCGTCTGGCACGGGTCAAGCGCTGGCGTGCCGGAGGCGGATATCCGGGCCATGGCCCTCGATCCGGACGAGCAGCGCCTGGCGCTGGCCATGCGTCTGGTGCGCGAACTGATCGGCTTTCCGCGCCACCTGTCCCAGCATCCCGGCGGCTTCGTCATCACCCGCGACCGGCTCGACGACATCGTTCCCGTGATGAATGCCGCCATGGCCGACCGTACCATGATCGAATGGGACAAGGACGATATCGAAACCCTCGGCCTGATGAAGGTCGATGTGCTGGGCCTCGGCATGCTCAGCGTCATCGCCAAGGCATTGGCGCTCCTGCGCGAGGCCTATGGCCGTCGCGAAAGCCTGGCCAGCCTGCAGGACGAGGATCCGCGTGTCTATGACATGATCTGCGAGGCCGACACGGTCGGCGTTTTCCAGATCGAAAGCCGGGCCCAGATGTCGATGCTGCCGCGGCTGAAACCGCGCCAATTCTATGATCTGGTCATCGAGGTCGCCATCGTCCGGCCCGGCCCGATCCAGGGTGACATGGTCCACCCCTATCTGCGTCGCCGCGAGGGCCGCGAGAGAATCGACTACCCGTCACCCGAATTGAAGGCCGTTCTCGGGCGCACGCTGGGCGTCCCCCTGTTCCAGGAACAGGCCATGAAGATTGCCGTGGTCGCGGCCGGCTTCACGCCGGCCGAGGCGGACGGGTTGCGCCGGGCCATGGCAACTTTCCGTCATGCCGGCATTATCCACGAATTCCGTCACCGCTTCCTGGAGGGCATGATCAAAAACGGTTATGCCCCGGAATTTGCCGAACGTTGTTTCAAGCAGATCGAAGGATTTGGCGAATACGGATTCCCGGAAAGCCACGCTGCCAGCTTCGCCCTCCTCGTCTATGTCTCGGCCTGGCTGAAGTGCCATTACCCGGACGTCTTCTGTACCGCCATCCTGAACGCCCAGCCCATGGGGTTTTACGCCCCGGCCCAGCTGGTCCGCGATGCCCGCGAACATGGCGTCGACATACGCCCGCCCGATATCAACCACTCTGCCTGGGACTGTACGCTGGAAGCGGGATCGGAGCCGGGGCCGGATGTCAGACCAAACCGGAAGGGCGCACACCAGTATGCGGTGCGCCTGGGCCTGCGTCAGGTAAAGGGCCTTGCCGACGCCGCCGCCGCGCGCATCGTCGTGGCGCGCCAGGCGGGCGGACACTTCATCTGCGTGGAAAGCCTGATGCGGCGGGCCGCCCTGTCGCGCCGCGCCCTCGACCAGCTCGCCAATGCTGACGCCATGCGCTCGCTCGGACAGGACCGACGGGCGGCGAGCTGGCAAGCGGCCGGTCTGGCAACGTCCGCCCTGCCTCTTTTCGCGGCCGGCGAAGGCGCCGAAACCGCCAACGGCGAAACCCCTCCGCCCTTGCCCGACATGCCGGCCAGCGAACAGGTCTATCGCGACTATCGCAGCCTCGGCCTCAGCCTGAAAGGCCATCCGCTGGGCTTCTTCCGGCAGGCGCTGTCCGAACGCGGCCTGGTTGAGGCACGCGCCCTGAAGACCCTGCCCAATGGCAGCCAGATCGATCTCGCCGGCCTGGTCCTGATCCGTCAGCGGCCCGGCTCGGCGAGCGGAATCGTCTTCGTCACCCTGGAAGACGAAACCGGGGTGGCCAACCTGATCGTCTGGGGCAAGGTCTTCGAACGCTTTCGTCGCACCGTCATCGGCGCCCGCCTGCTGCGCGTAAAGGGCCGGCTGCAACGCGAAGGCCGGGTGATCCACATCATCGCCGAGACCCTGATCGATGAAAGCTGGCGGATCGACTCGCTTCAGGATGACGGTGATGGCTGGAACGACCGCAGCCTGTTGCATGGCGACGACTTCCGGGCCGGGACCGAAGCCGATCCGCGGCCCCTCGGTCACAATCGACAAGCCGACACGGCCGCCCGCCGTGCCGTGGCCCTGCAGCGTTCACGGGATTTCCATTAGGGCGGGCCGGGCTTTGCGCGGATTGGGTTGCTCTTGTTCGGGGTGCCGGACAGGCCGGCGCCCGGCCAGTTTCAGACAGCAAGACGCCCCCGGCCTGGTTGGCTCGGGGGCGTTTTGTATTTGAGATTTGTGGAGGATTTCCTGTTGGATCTATCGTGCAGACCGGGCAGCGACCTACTCTCCCACACCTTAAGATGCAGTACCATCGGCGCTCGGGGTCTTAACGGTCGTGTTCGGGATGGGAACGTGTGCGGTCCCCCTGCAATAACCACCCGGTCAGCGCGACAGATCCGAGGAAAGAAGAGACATTCTGATTTATTGAGGTGTTGCTTTGTTCGACGAAGCGTTCGCCGGACATGAGCATCTTCAAGATCAAGACAATCGAGTAATTAGTACCAGTCAGCTTCATGCGTCACCGCACTTCCACATCTGGCCTATCAACGTGGTGGTCTTCCACGACTCTCAAGGGAAAACTGGTTTTGAGGGGGGCTTCCCGCTTAGATGCATTCAGCGGTTATCCCTTCCGTATATAGCTACCCTGCTATGCTGCTGGCGCAACAACAGGTCCACCAGAGATACGTCCACCCCGGTCCTCTCGTACTAGGGGCAGCTCCTCTCAATTTTCCGACACCCACGGCAGATAGGGACCGAACTGTCTCACGACGTTCTAAACCCAGCTCACGTACCGCTTTAATTGGCGAACAGCCAAACCCTTGGGACCTGCTCCAGCCCCAGGATGCGATGAGCCGACATCGAGGTGCCAAACAATGCCGTCGATATGGACTCTTGGGCATCATCAGCCTGTTATCCCCGGCGTACCTTTTATCCGTTGAGCGATGGCCCTTCCATGCGGGACCACCGGATCACTATGGCCGTCTTTCGACTCTGCTCGACCTGTCAGTCTCACAGTCAGGCGGGCTTATGCCATTGCACTCAACGAGCGATTTCCGACCGCTCTGAGCCCACCATCGCGCGCCTCCGTTACTCTTTGGGAGGCGACCGCCCCAGTCAAACTACCCACCAGACAGGGTCCCGGACCCAGGTTCATGGGCCGCGGTTAGATATCAACAATCATCAGGGCGGTATTTCAAGGATGTCTCCACCAGAACTGGCGCCCTGGTTTCATAGACTCCCGCCTATCCTACACAAATAATCGCTAATACCACTGTCAAGCTGTAGTAAAGGTGCACGGGGTCTTTCCGTCTGACCGCGGGAACTCCGCATCTTCACGGAGAATTCAATTTCGCTGAGTCTATGCTGGAGACAGCGGGGAAGTCGTTACGCCATTCGTGCAGGTCGGAACTTACCCGACAAGGAATTTCGCTACCTTAGGACCGTTATAGTTACGGCCGCCGTTTACCGGGGCTTCAATTCGGAGCTCTCACTCCTCCTTTTAACCTTCCGGCACCGGGCAGGCGTCAGACCCTATACGTCGTCTTGCGACTTCGCAGAGCCCTGTGTTTTTAGTAAACAGTCGCCACCCCCTGGTCTGTGCCCCTCCACACTGGTTGCCCAATGCAGAGGCTCCCTTCTCGCGAACTTACGGGAGCAATTTGCCGAGTTCCTTCAGCATAGTTCTCTCAAGCGCCTTGGTATGCTCTACCAGTCCACCTGTGTCGGTTTGGGGTACGGTCTAATGTGGGAGCTATTTCCAGGGACCTCTTCGCCGCCAGTTCAATCCGATAAGGACTGACGACACACGAGATCCGTCACTACCCACTGGTGCAGGAATATTAACCTGCTTCCCATCGACTACGCATTTCTGCCTCGCCTTAGGGGCCGACTAACCCTGCGCTGATTAGCATTGCGCAGGAACCCTTGGACTTTCGGCGAGAGTGTCTCTCACACTCTTTATCGCTACTCATGTCAGCATTCTCACTTCCGATACCTCCAGCGGCCCTCGCGGGTCCACCTTCATCGGCCTACGGAACGCTCCGCTACCACTCGATCAAAGATCGAATCCGCAGCTTCGGTGTATCACTTAAGCCCCGTTACATTTTCCGCGCAGGAGCGCTTGACCAGTGAGCTGTTACGCTTTCTTTAAAGGATGGCTGCTTCTAAGCCAACCTCCTGGTTGTCTAAGCACTCCCACATCGTTTCCCACTTAGTGATAACTTAGGGACCTTAGCTGGCGGTCAGGGCTGTTTCCCTCTTCACTACGGACCTTAGCACCCGCAGTGTGTCTGCCTCGCAGTACTCCATGGTATTCGGAGTTTGGTTAGGTTTGGTAAGTCGTTGGGACCCCCTAGCCCATCCAGTGCTCTACCCCCATGGGTATTCACGAGACGCTCTACCTAAATAGATTTCGCGGAGAACCAGCTATTTCCGGGTTTGATTGGCCTTTCACCCCTAGCCACAAGTCATCCCCGTCTTTTTCAACAGACGTGGGTTCGGTCCTCCAGTGCGTGTTACCGCACCTTCAACCTGCTCATGGCTAGATCACCCGGCTTCGGGTCTCATCCCTCGAACTCAGTCGCCCTATTAAGACTCGCTTTCGCTACGCCTACACCTATCGGCTTAAGCTTGCTCGAGAGACGAAGTCGCTGACCCATTATAC
The window above is part of the Maricaulis maris MCS10 genome. Proteins encoded here:
- a CDS encoding DNA polymerase Y family protein; protein product: MMKRYVSACLPWWPSQRHDRNTRRQGQSGSPDDDALALVIRGAGGQRLHAVNRTAARLGLTPGLTLTDARARVPALVTAPADDRGDIRALTALARWSGRWSPVVAPDPAGPGLDGLILDITGCTRLFGGETALLDAMMEGFAELGFSVRLAAAPTIGLAWGAARFDPDSRNRPLCIDPDTAADRLAALPVEALRLAEGVSSRLRALGLTRAGLLLQQPRAALARRFGLDLPRRLDQARGQESEPLDPIRPARAFRSSLRFAEPVPGLDPIKTALPHLVGPVCDQLTNAGRGARRLVLSLVGSNGRAVRVAIGTAAAERDSGHIIRLLGESLDRLEADFGLGVEALHLTAPSTAAFTARQARLDGTPGEEATSHLVDRLRLRLGETGVRRAASRESWSPERASGWRTADHAQDIYVTTSPGLPLKRPLLLLDRPEPVEALAEVPDGPPRVFVWRRVRHRIAHAEGPERIAPEWWRPARSGQPLLSRDYFHVETAEGHRFWLYRAGLYGRETDVPCWFVHGVS
- a CDS encoding error-prone DNA polymerase encodes the protein MSETYAELVAASNFSFLRGASHPDEMVLAAKALGLAAIGLCDRNSLAGVVRAHKAAKKAGMTLCIGTRLVTRCGFELATYPRDRAAYARLSRLLTLGKRRTVKGKCDLGLEDVLDHAEGQVFILLPPADPGPDWQDTARHFCAAAPDGACHLALAQRFDGQDGARVFRLTGFAGQTGLPLIATTDALYHTPERRALQDALTCIREKTTIDTAGFRLEAHAERHLKPPAEMARLFAAHPEAVANTMHLARRLRFSLDEIAYQYPDEIMEPGETAMQTLTRLSREKAVWRYPDGIPDKVAAAIEYELTLIRQLDYAPYFLTVYDIVRHARSRGILCQGRGSAANSTICYCLGITSVDPARIDLLFERFVSAERNEPPDIDVDFEHERREEVIQYIYGKYGRHRAGMTATVTTYRSKGAIRDIGKAMGLSPDLIDALARAVWHGSSAGVPEADIRAMALDPDEQRLALAMRLVRELIGFPRHLSQHPGGFVITRDRLDDIVPVMNAAMADRTMIEWDKDDIETLGLMKVDVLGLGMLSVIAKALALLREAYGRRESLASLQDEDPRVYDMICEADTVGVFQIESRAQMSMLPRLKPRQFYDLVIEVAIVRPGPIQGDMVHPYLRRREGRERIDYPSPELKAVLGRTLGVPLFQEQAMKIAVVAAGFTPAEADGLRRAMATFRHAGIIHEFRHRFLEGMIKNGYAPEFAERCFKQIEGFGEYGFPESHAASFALLVYVSAWLKCHYPDVFCTAILNAQPMGFYAPAQLVRDAREHGVDIRPPDINHSAWDCTLEAGSEPGPDVRPNRKGAHQYAVRLGLRQVKGLADAAAARIVVARQAGGHFICVESLMRRAALSRRALDQLANADAMRSLGQDRRAASWQAAGLATSALPLFAAGEGAETANGETPPPLPDMPASEQVYRDYRSLGLSLKGHPLGFFRQALSERGLVEARALKTLPNGSQIDLAGLVLIRQRPGSASGIVFVTLEDETGVANLIVWGKVFERFRRTVIGARLLRVKGRLQREGRVIHIIAETLIDESWRIDSLQDDGDGWNDRSLLHGDDFRAGTEADPRPLGHNRQADTAARRAVALQRSRDFH